CACGCATGGTTCAGCAAGCGGGACATAATGTCGCCGCTGTGGAAGGTGATGAACGGCTTGGCAAAATCACCTTCGCCGAGGATTTTATCAGGGATGGAGAGATAATGGAGAGCAAGACGGCTAGCCCCCTTCCCGTGATCCGCATCGGCAATGGCTATGATGTTCACCGTTTCGAGCCCGGGGATCATATCTGGCTATGTGGTGTCAAAATTGGCCATAATGCCGGGCTAAAAGGCCATAGCGATGCCGATGTCGGGCTGCATGCACTGACCGACGCGCTGCTCGGTGCCTTGGCTATAGGAGATATTGGCGACCATTTCCCGGATAATGACCCACGATGGGCCGGCGCCTCGTCTGACCGCTTTCTCGAGCATGCTGCGGTGCAGGTGCGCCGTGCGGGCTATAAAATCGGCAATGTCGATATTACGCTGATATGCGAGGCACCCAAGGTGAAGCCGCATCGCGAGACCATGCGCAGCCGGGTTGCAGAGATATTGGGGCTTTCGATCGATACGGTAAGCATCAAGGCCACGACAACCGAGGCGCTGGGCTTTACCGGACGGCGCGAAGGGATTGCCGCACAGGCCAGCGCGCTTATAGTGTCAGCAAACTGAAGAGTAGGACAGAAATCATGGTAAAAATGGCAAGAAAATTTTTCGCTGGAGCACTGGCCCTGTCGGCACTGGCTTCGCACCAGGCAGCTCTGGCGCAGGACAACGCAGCAAGCTGCGCGACCGTCGAACAGGCAGAGGCGCTGATGATTGCGGTGATGCCTGGCATCATCCGTTCAGTCAGTGATCTGTGCCAGCCGCATTTGCCTGCCGGTGCGGAACTGGCGACATCTTCCAGCCATGTCGATACCGTGCTCGTACCGGCGGCGCGCGAAGCCTTTCCGACTGCGCTCGATACATTCATGGTAATCGGCGGGACCGAAATGCCTGCAGAATTGCGCAGCCTTGGCTATGACCAGCTTATGCCACTTCTCGATGGGGTTCTGGGCCAGCAGATTGCCGGTGATATCAAGCCCGAAAGCTGTGGTTCGATCAACCGGATTTATACCTCGCTAAAGGCCATGTCACCGCAGCAGAGTGCGTCGCTGATCGTTGCCCTTGTCGAGATTTCGGGCGATAAAGAGTCTCCGCTGAAGATTTGCCCAATCACAGCTGCCGGTGACTGATCGGCCATGGCTGCATTGGTGCCCGATGACATTGCCAGCATCGCCCAGCAAGTGCTGGACGGCAACCGCGAAGCGGGTCGGCGCATTGCTGTGGCCGAAAGTTGCACCGGCGGGCTGGTTTCGGCGGCGCTGACCGAATGGCCGGGCAGCTCGGACGTATTCGAGCGCGGTTATGTCACCTATTCCAACGCCGCCAAGACCGAGGAACTGGAGGTCAGCCCCGATATCATCGATGCCTTTGGCGCAGTTTCGATCGCCGTGGCCTGGGCCATGGCCAAGGGTGCCTTGGCGAAATCGGGAGCGGATATTGCGGTTTCGATCACCGGTGTTGCCGGCCCCGGCGGCGGCACCGAGAAGAAACCTGTCGGCACTGTGGTTTTTGCGTGCATCAAAAAAGGGGATGACCCGGAAAAAGTGGTAGCCGAACTCAAGCGTTTCGGTGAAGATCTGAGCCGTGATGAAATTCGTCGTCAGGCGGCGTTGTGCGCGCTGGAGCTTTTCCTGCCATAAAGCGCATCGGCACGCGTCTCGAAAGCGGCAACCATCTTGCGGAACGCCTTGTCGAAATACTGCCCCGCCAGTCGCTCGAAAAAGCGATTGTGAAAGTTGAAGGCGACGTAAAAGTCGACCCGGCACCGATCGTTGCCATGCGGATGGAATAGCCAGCGATTTTCCAGATTGCGCAATGGCCCGTCGAGATATTCGACAATAATAGCCTCACCCGGCTTTTTGGTGACATGTGAGGTGAACTTCTCACGCAGCTGTTTGAAGCCGACAATCATATCCGCGACCATCTCAGTCTCGCTGTCCGAGCGGATGCGCGTACCGACAACCCATGGCAGGAATTCCTCATAGGAATCGACATCGGCCACCAGATCGTAAACCTGTTGCGGCGTATAGGGCAGATAGCGGGTTTCGCTATGACTGGGCATCAGGCTCAGCGCTGGGCAGCCTGTTTGGCAAGCTGCTCCTCGCGTGCCTTGCGCAGCCGTTCGAAATCGTCACCGGCATGATAGCTGGAACGGGTCAACGGGCTTGAGGCCACCAGCAAGAAACCCTTGGCCCGGGCAATGGCGGCATAGGCGTCAAAGGCCTTGGGGGTGACGAAATCGGCGACCTTGGCATGTTTCGGCGTCGGTTGCAGATACTGACCCATAGTCATGAAATCGATATCGGCCGAGCGCATGTCGTCCATCACCTGATGCACTTCGAGCCGTTCCTCACCCAGTCCCAGCATGATACCCGATTTGGTGAAGATCGACGGATCATGGCGCTTGACCTGCTCGAGCAGACGGATCGAAGCGTAATAGCGCGCGCCAGGGCGAATGGTCGGATAGAGACGCGGTACCGTTTCCAGATTATGGTTATAAACATCGGGCCGCGCGGTGACGATTGCCTCTACCGCGGCTTCCGATTTGTTGCGAAAATCGGGCGTGAGAATCTCAATGGTGGTGTCCGGCGTGTTGCGACGCAGTGCCTCGATCACCTTGACGAACTGGCTGGCACCACCATCGGGCAGATCATCGCGATCGACCGAAGTGACAACAATATGCTGCAAGCCCATCTTGGCCGCTGCGACCGCAAGATTTTCCGGTTCCATCGGATCGACCGGACGCGGCATACCGGTCTTGACGTTGCAAAAGGCACAGGCCCGGGTGCAGACATCGCCGAGGATCATAACCGTGGCATGTTTCTTGGTCCAGCATTCACCGATATTGGGGCACGCTGCCTCTTCACACACGGTGTTGAGGTTGAGATCGCGCATCAGCTTGCGGGTCTCGTGGAATCCCTTGCTCACAGGCGCTTTCACCCGGATCCATTCGGGCTTGCGGACGCGTGGTGGACGCGGTGCTTGTTCGGGTTTTGCGGACATGTCGTTCATGGGGATGCAGATAGCGATACAAGCTTGGCGATGCAATGGTAGCAACCGCCGCAAGCCAATTGGTCGCGGCTATCATTCCCCGCGCTATCATTGATCGCATAGGCCATATCGTCTAGGCCCCGCCGCCATGGAAACCGGAACGCTCGTTACTCTCGCCCTCTATTTCATCGCCATGCTGGGCATCGGTCTTTATGCCTGGAGAAAATCGACCAGCGATATCGAAGGCTATATGCTCGGCGGGCGGCAATTGTCTCCTGCTGTTGCGGCACTGTCTGCCGGGGCGTCCGACATGTCGGGATGGCTGTTGCTCGGCCTGCCTGGCGCGCTTTATGTCAGCGGGCTGGTCGAAGCATGGATCGGCATCGGGCTGTTCGTCGGGGCGCTGGCCAACTGGATCATCGTAGCACCGAGGCTCAGGCAACAGACCGAAGCGCTTGGCAACAGCCTCACCATCCCGCAATTTCTCGGTCGTCGCTTTCCCGACAAGGCGCTATTGCTGCGCACCATCTCGGCGATTGTCATCATTGTCTTTTTCACCGTCTATACCGCTGCCGGGCTGGTTGGCGGCGGCAAGCTTTTCGCCAGCGCCTTTGGTCAGGATTATCTTGTCGGTGTCTGGCTGACGGCGGGTGTGGTGCTTGCCTATACCATGTTCGGCGGTTTTCTCGCGGTCAGCCTGACCGATTTCGTCCAAGGCTGCATCATGGTGGTGGCGCTGGCCCTGATGCCGGTGGTTGCTGTGATCAATCTCGGCGGATGGGGCGAGACCGAAGCGCTTTTGGCCGCCATCGACCCGAGCCCGCTCAGCCTCACCGAAGGGCTGACACTGGCAGGCTTTCTCTCCGCCACTGCCTGGGGTCTGGGTTATTTCGGTCAGCCGCATATCATCGTCCGCTTCATGGCACTGCGCAGTGTCGATGATCTGCCCACTGCGCGCGCAATCGGTATGGGCTGGATGGGAGTATCGCTGGTCGGTGCTATCGGCGTCGCACTGGCAGGCCGTGCCTATGTCAACGCCAATAGCCTGACGCTCGACGATCCGGAGACCATATTCATCCTGCTTGCCGATATGTTGTTTCACCCTTTGATCACCGGCTTCCTGTTGGCAGCGCTGCTGGCGGCGATTATGAGCACCATTTCCTCACAGCTACTGGTGTCGTCTTCTTCCCTCACCGAGGATTTTTACCGCCGTTTTCTGCGTCGTGATGCCAGTGAGGGCGAACTGGTAACGGTCGGCCGTTTGGCTGTGGCAGCGGTGGCGATTGCCGCGGGATTGATCGCTCTCGATCCAGAAAGCCAAGTGCTCGGCCTGGTCGCCAACGCCTGGGCCGGCTTTGGTGGTGCCTTTGGACCACTCATTCTTTTGTCACTATGCTGGCCGCGTATGACTGGCGTCGGTGCGGTTGCCGGGCTGGTGACCGGGGCGTTGGTGGTGATCGGCTGGATTGGCATGGGCTGGGATAGTGATTTTTACGGGCTTGGCGGCATTTATGAGATCATTCCCGGCTTTGTCGCGGCGATGCTGGCGATTATTGCAGTATCACTTGCAACCCAACCCAGCGCTGGCAATGTCCCTGCCTATGAGTAACAGCGGCTATACCGATAATCTCGATGCAATTGTGAGTGATTGCTGGCAACGATTGCACCGCGGCGCCAAGGATCGCCGCCATGGCTTCCATCAACTGACCATTGGTAATGTCGATCGTGAAGGACAGCCGCATCAGCGTATCATGGTGTTGCGCGAGGCCGATAGTGCAGAGCGTCTGTTGCGCTTTCACACCGATGCCCGTGCTGCCAAGGTGGATATGATTAGTGATGGCTCGCCGATTTCGATCCTTGCTTATGACGCCAGGGCGAAAATCCAGATCCGCATGCATGGCAATGCAAGAATCGAACAACAGGGTCCGCGCCCCGATTGTGCTTGGGAAAAGGCGAGCCTGTTCGCGCGGCGCTGTTACCTCGCAGATCCGGCTCCAGGCAGCCTTACCGAAACGCCATCATCGGGACTGCCTGCGGACCTGGAGGGTATTGAGCCAACGCAGCAACGCAGCGAGCATGGCCGCAATAACTTTGCCCTGCTGTTGGCGACCATCAACCGGATGGAATGGCTCTATCTTGCCCATACCGGCCATCGCCGGGCACAATTCATCCATGATGCTGATAGCAGGTGGCACGGCCACTGGATGGTGCCCTGACCCCATTAACCGAAAGACCGGATATGCCGAACAACCAGAATGATAATCCCAATGTTGCGCTGCTGATCGACGCCGATAACGCCTCACCTGCCGGTATTGATCCTGTGCTGACGGTGCTGGCGGAACTGGGGACGGTCAATATTCGCCGCGCCTATGGCAATTGGCGCAAGCAGAGCCTCAAGGGCTGGGTCGACCTGGTGCATCGCTATGGCATCGAGCCGCAGCAGCAATTTGACATTACCAAGGGCAAGAACGCTACCGATATGAAAATGACCATAGATGCCATGGATATGCTGTTCCATGGCCGGATCGACGGCTTCGGCATTATGAGCTCGGACAGCGATTTCATGCCACTGGCCATGCGCATCCGCCAGGAGGGCATACCAGTCTATGGCTTTGGCGGTCAGAAGACGCCCGAGGCCTTCAAACAGGCCTGTACCCGCTTTATCGACGTTAATGCCCTGATCCGTGCGGAGAAGGCCGAACAGGACAATGGCAAGGATGCCGGCAAAGGTGTAGATGAGGATCTTCTGCACTTGCTGATCGATGCCTATCAGGCGAGCAAACGTGACTCCGAAGGTTATGCCAGCCTCAGTGCCGTCGGCAAGATTGCCGGCAACCGCTCTAGCTTCGACGTACGCAATTACGGCTTTTCGCGGCTGTCGGACATGTTCGAGGAAGTCCCCAATTTCAAAACCCGCCGTGACGCCAATGGCCAAATTTATGTGAAACGATTGAACTAACCTCTCCTCTGCCGCCAGCGGGAGAGGGATTTTTGATCATAACCCCCGTTTGACCAGCGCCGGCATGGCAATTTCACCCATCCCCCACGCCATGGCGCGCATTGCCATTTGCCGCGGCTTTGGCAGATGCGCGATGTAGCAGGCCATATATTCGATATGTGATCGCGCGCCGCGGGCGGCTTTGAAGCTGCCCGCCCCGGCCGAACAATTGAGCCGCAGGCCATGTTCCATCGCATAATCGCCGAATAACAGGCTGGCGATGCGATAGAGCGCAGCCTCGCGCGGGGCGGTCATATCATAGCCGAGCACCGGCACCGTCAGCACATCGCCGCGGGCAAAGCATCCGGCGATGCCCATAATGCTCCCTTCGCCATCACGCACCACCTGAAAATCGACCAGTTTGCTATCCGAAAGCAGCTTGATCCATTCAGGCGTAAATTGCGGATTGAGCATAGAATATTTGTCGAGATACAGCGCCTTGTACAGCGCTGCGATCCGTTCCGCGTCACTGGCCGTCATGGCGCTGATGCCCTCCGCCACCAGCCCCGATTTACGGAATTTGCGCCGGTCGCTCTTGGTGTGGCTGCGCGGACGCCACTGCGCCGCGACATCATCAATCACCCAGATTTGCCGCGACGGTATCATCAACCAGCCATCATCGCACAGCACCTGATAGAGCGCAGGCGAGGACCAGTCATCGACACTGCGGATCGCCAGCATATGGTCGGGATAATGCGCCAGCACCGCCTCACGCATCGCGGCAATCCCCTCCCCTTGCCAACCCCCGTGCAAATTGGTGGCGAACAGGAAATTATCGAGCATCGCCACCCGATTGATATTCGCCGCGCGCAGCAACCCGCCAATCGCGCTCAACCCGGCACCCACCAACGGTGCCGCCATGCCCAGCCCGGCCTCATGCAACTCATCCTTGGCATAACCGACATAGGCACTGTGCGGCTGCACCACATAGCTGCCACCCATACCGCCATGGCTGATGGTGACGGGGAGAAGGTGCGGACCGTGGCGGAGGGCGCACAGGTCTATGCCTCCGGTATTCGCGATACGCTCGGCCAGAGGAAGGACAGCCGCCTGCTGAAAAAAGGAGGTAATGGCTGGGTCTGCATCCCGCCACACATCCTCGGGCGGATCGGCAGGATCGAACAGCACAGGCGCAAAATCGCTCATCGCACGCGCCTCTATGCCATCAATGCGTCAATTCAGAGACAGTCATACTGGACTTGGGTGCATATCCCACGCCCTCATGATAAGCAGGGCAAAACACCATGGAGCGAGGCCATGACTGCTGCACCAATCATGTTTTTCGATATTGCTGGCCCTGACGAGCAGGCGCTACGTACATTCTATGCCGACGTTTTCGGCTGGGACTGCAAGGGCTCTGCGCCGTTCGCCCCTGGCAATGCGGTATCACTGCAAGGGACTTTCCGTTCGGATCCGGCGGAAAAGCTGTTCTATATCGGCGTGCCCGATATTGCCGCCACAGTGGAAGAGATTGTGGCGGCAGGCGGTTCTATCGAAAAAGGCCGCTTCGAGGTTCCGGGCATCGCGGCACTGGGCCTGTTTTTTGATCCTGCCGGCAACAAATTCGGATTGATAGAGATGGACGGCGATGAGCTGTTCGTGCCGGGTCGCTGAGTTTTACCGCGTCAACTTCTTATACGCCAATCGCGTAGGCCGATCCGCGGCATCACCCAGACGCCGCCGCTTGTCTTCCTCATAGCTCTCGAAATTGCCTTCAAACCATTCGACATGGCTGTCACCCTCAAACGCCAGGATATGCGTCGCCAGGCGGTCGAGGAAGAAACGGTCGTGCGAGATCACCACGGCGCAGCCGGCGAAGCTTTCGAGAGCATCTTCGAGCGCGCGCAGCGTTTCGACGTCGAGGTCGTTGGTCGGCTCGTCGAGCAGCAGCACATTGCCGCCTTCCTTGAGCATCTTGGCCATATGCACCCGGTTGCGTTCACCGCCCGATAGCTGGCCGACTTTCTTCTGCTGGTCGGTACCCTTGAAGTTGAACGCGCCGACATAGGCGCGGGTCTGCACCTCGTGCTTGCCAAGCTGGAAATAATCGAGCCCGTCGGAAATCTCTTCCCAGACATTCTTGCTGGCATCGAGGTCATCGCGGCTCTGGTCGACATAGCCGAGCTTGACTGTGGAGCCGACCTCAATCTCGCCGCTATCGGGCTGTTCCTGCCCGGTAATCAGCTTGAACAATGTCGATTTACCCGCGCCATTGGGGCCGATCACGCCGACAATCCCGCCCGGTGGCAGGGTGAATTCGAGATTCTCAAACAACAGCTTGTCGCCATAGGCCTTGGTCAAGCCCTTGGCCTCGATCACCTTGCCGCCCAGACGTTCGGGCGTTTGGATAAGAATTTGCGCCTTGCCCGGATCACGATTTTCCTGCGCCTCGACCAGTTGGTCGAAGCTCTTGATACGCGCCTTGGATTTGGTCTGGCGGCCTTTGGGGTTTTTGCGGATCCAGTCCAGCTCTTCATTGATCGCTTTCTGGCGTCCCTTGTCCTCGCGCGCTTCCTGCTCAAGCCGCTTGGCCTTTTTCTCCAGATAGCCCGAATAGTTGGACTCATAGGCAAAATAACGGCCGCGATCGAGCTCGAGTACCCATTTCACTACATTGTCGAGGAAGTAGCGATCATGGGTGACCATGATGACATTGCCCTTATATTCGACCAGATGATTCTCCAGCCAGGAGACGCTCTCTGCATCGAGATGGTTGGTCGGCTCGTCGAGCAGCAGGATTTCCGGTTTTTCCAGCAACAGTCGGCACAGCGCCACACGGCGGCGCTCACCACCGGAGAGGTTTTCCACCGAAGCATCGCCCGGCGGACAGCGCAGGGCTTCCATGGCGATTTCCAGCTGGTTATCGAGCGTCCAGCCATCAACCGCGTCGATCTTTTCCTGTAGATCGCCCATTTCGGCCATGAGCGCGTCAAAGTCGGCATCTTCGGGCGGATCGGCCATCAGGCCACTAATCTCGTTGAACCGGTCAACCAGATCGGCAACGGGCCGCACACCGTCCATGACATTTTCTTTGACAGTCTTGCTGTTGTCCAGTTCCGGTTCCTGCGCCAGATAGCCGACACGAATGCCCTCTCCTGCCCAGGCCTCGCCCTGAAATTCGGTGTCGAGCCCGGCCATGATCTTCATCAGCGTCGATTTACCCGCGCCATTGGGGCCAACAATGCCGATCTTGGCATCGGGCAGGAATTGCAGGTGAATATCGTTCAGCGTCGGTTTGTTGGCGCCGGGATAGGTCTTGGTCAGACCCTTCATCACATAGCTATATTGTACGGCCATTGCGGAGTGTCCTGTTACTGCAATTATGGGGATATCGACGTGGTGCCTAGCCGAGCCATTGGGTGGCCGCAAGGGAGCCATTGGCAAAAATCGGGGTGCGCTCTAAACACATTGCATCATGACACATATGACGACCGGATTCGCCGCACTGATCGGGGCTATTACCATCGCCTCACCCGCACTGGCACAACATGACCCCGCCGCCTTGCAGGCCGCCGCGCTTGAGGACGACACCGCCTATGATATTATCGAAGGGCTGACCACCGAAGTCGGCCATCGCCTCGCGGGAACAGAAGATGAGGCACGGGCGCGCGCCTGGGCCGTCGAAAAGCTGGCCAAATTGGGTTTTGCGAACATCCGGGTCGAACCATTCACCCTGCCGGTCTGGGTGCGTGGCGAGGAAGAAGCCTATATTACCGCTCCCTTTCCGCACAAAATGCACATCACCGCACTGGGCAACAGCGCCAGCACCGGCGAGGGCGGGCTCGAAGCGGAGATCGCCTATTTCCCGACCCTGGCCGACCTCACCGCCGCACCCGATGGCAGCCTTGAAGGCAAAATCGCCTTTGTCAGTCATAAGATGACCAAAACCATGGATGGTTCCAGCTATGGTGCCTTTGGCGGCGCACGCTTTATCGGGCCGCGAATTGCTTCGGAAAAAGGTGCGGCGGCAATCATCATCCGTTCGGTCGGCACCGATTATCACCGTAATCCGCACACCGGCGGCACCAATTTCCGCAATGGCAACCCGATACCCGCGGCCGCAATCTCCATTCCCGATGCGGAGAATCTCGAACGGGTCATCGCCCGCGGCAAGCCGGTTACGGTGAAACTGAAACTGACACCGCGCACATTGGGCGAGATGGAGTCGGGGAATGTCATTGCCGAGATTCCCGGCAGCGATCCCGATGCACCGATTATCGTGATAGGCGGCCACCTCGACAGCTGGGATCTCGGCACCGGCGCTATTGACGACGGCGCTGGCGTGGCGATCACCACCGCTGCGGCGAAGCTGGTAAAAGAGGCAGGCCAGCCCAAGCGCACGATAAGAATCGTCTGGTTCGGCTCGGAAGAAGTCGGCATCTATGGTGGCCGTGCCTATGCCGAAAAATATGGCGCGCAAGGCCATGCCATAGCGATGGAGTCGGACTTTGGCGCCGAACGCATCTGGCGCGTGGAATTCAAACTTCCCGAAGGCAATGATGCCCTGAAAACCGAGATTGGCAATGCGCTGGCACCGCTGGGGATTGGCATGTCGACCATCACCGCAGGCGGCGGACCCGATAACGGGCCGCTGGTGGCGCTGGGCGTCAACGCCATCGATCTGCAACAGGATGGTACCGATTATTTCGACCTGCATCATACGCCCGATGACACGCTCGACAAGATAGACCCGGCCGCGCTGCAACAAAATGTCGCTGCCTGGGTGACAGTGCTGTCGATTATCGCCAATAGCGACGCCGATATTGCGGCAAGGCCGGTAAAACCATGAGTCGACAGATAGCTTTGCCTGTGGTGGCTGCGCTGCTGGCGCTGCCCCCCCTTACTGGATGCAGCGAGGCAGATGCCCCTGTCGATGAGACGGGTGAAGCGCTCAGCGAAGAGGAAAAGATGGAACGGCAGGCCGATAGCCTGGAAGAGGCCGCTGACAAGGCGATGGCGATAGAGATCGAATCGCTCGGCGGTGATGCACCGGAACCAGCGACGCGAAGCGGCGAATAGCGATATTGCAGGATTGAAGAAAATGGTCGGGGAGACTGGATTCGAACCAGCGACCCCCTGTACCCAAAACAGGTGCGCTACCAGGCTGCGCCACTCCCCGACATTTTCCGTAGCTGCCCCTAGTCCATCGGACAGGGAAAGCAATGCTTTTTTGCCACTTGCGTTAGCGGCTATCGCGTCCGCCTCAACCACGGTTTCGGCGGACAGCCTTTCCTTCCAACGTCAGCTAATGGCTGGCTAGCCAGCTGAAGCTTGTACAGGAAGCGAAGGCTGGTGGGCCCGGAGGGACTCGAACCCCCGACCTAGCCGTTATGAGCGGCCAGCTCTAACCAACTGAGCTACAGGCCCATCCGAGGCGATGCCGATAGCCGAAAGCCCGGCCCGTTGGCAAGCGGCAAACGCAGTGATGGCGATTATTGCGCTTTACGCAATCCCCCGGACAAATCATCGAGCGACGCCGCACGGATATTGCGCTGGGCACAATAAGCCAGAACCCGGCGCCACCAGTCATAGAGCCGATCGACATGCGCTTCGGAGCGCACATAGGGCGTATGCCCCGGCTGCAGCGACGGTGAGTGGAAGGAGAAATTGAGCAATGGCAGGCCATCGTCAATGGCGATATCGATGGCACGGATCGCCTCTTCGATGCCGATGCCCTCTGGCGTTAGGGCAATCCGTTCGAGCATGCCGGTGCGCGACAGCAGCGACCGCGCCAAAGGTGTATGCCGCATCATCGGATAAAGCAGCTTTGATTGTTTACGCAGCAGCCCCCAAAATGTCGTCGTCAGAGGCAGTTCGGCGAGCAGCGCCTGACGGTCGAGCCAATAAGGCGCCAATGGGTGGCGTGAATAATCGGGCCCCCCCTTGGCGCTGTAATCGAAGCCTGAACGTACCGAACTATCGAAAATCACCCCGGCCTCTTTGAGAAATCCGGCGGTATGCGCGCCGGTGCCATAGCGTCCGGCACGATAGATGATCGGGGCCACACCAATCGCCTTGTCAATCGCCTCGGTCAGAGTCAGCAGCTTGGCGCGTTCCAGCTCGGGCGGAAGGTTGCCGGCGAAGCTGTTTATCTCATTGACCTGTTCTTCGATGGGCGGGTTGACCCAGGGATGGAGTTGTATGCCGACACTGGCCTCCCCCGTAGCGACATGGCTTTTGAGAAATTCCGCCGTCGGCGCATGTGTGATGATCGGATAGTCGACCATATAGATAGGGATGACGCCCTGATTGCGGCAAAATGCCTGAAACCGCTCGATCAGCGCCGTGCTTTCCAGCCCAAAGCCGGAATCGCTGATCGGTTTATTCCAGTCAAAATCCTCTTCAGTGTCGACGGTGACGACGAAGCGTCGGCCAAAATCTGGCCCCCAATCGACATAATCAACATTTTCCGGACATTGCGGAATGGACCAGGGCGATTGCCCAGGGGCGTTTGCGATAGTCTGTGCGTCTCTCACGACAGACCATTATCGTCTTGGATATGAGGCTGGCAAGAGAGGAAGCACGCAGGGTGTTTATAATTCGGCCTGATCCGCTGGTGCTGCCTGTAATCCGTCGAGACCTTCCAGCACCAGATCGGTATCTTCGATGATCGCCTGTGCCATATCGCGATAGGGTGCAGCAACGGGTCCGAAGAGTTGCGACTGGAGAATCTCGGCAAAGCCTTTCAGCGCGCCTGCCGGGGTGCGCAATTCATGCGCCAGCTGGCGATAGTCCTGCTCTGCCAGCGCCGTCGCCTCGGACGCGTCGTCAGCCACTTCTGGCCCATCCTGTCCAGGCTCAACCGGGGAATCAGCGGTATCGAGCCGGGTCAGGAGACCACAATAACCGATGAAATGCTGGTCAGTATCGGCAAATCGCGGCCACGCATCGATCCGCCACGCGCCCGCCAGTGCCGGCGCACCGCGATGATTATAACGGCCACCCACTATTGGGCGATATTGCCGCGCCAGCGCTGCGGTGTCGGTGTTGCAACCACAGCCGCTATCCTCAGCCTCGATGAACAATGGCAGGCCACAGCCAATGGCCTCCATATCAGGATCGGTCGAGGTCACCAGACCACCGGCATCGCTGATAAAGCAGATCTCCGAGACCACTGCCAGTGCTGGAGTTTCGAACTCTTCCAGCGGCAGATGTGGCGCTGCCCCGGCATCGCGCTGCGCAGTAAAATGGGCGATACGCTCGACAATCCCGCCAATATCGGCGGTCGCCGCTGGTGCCGGTGCCACACTGTCATCAATCAGTGCCTGGCTAGCATCGTCCTTACGCGGCAGCGCGATAAACGGTGCCTCATCGCTGTCGTTTCCGGTTCGGATATCTGCCTCGTCATCGCGTCCGGCAGAGTCGCCAAAGCCGGCATGGCTATCCAGCCAGGCGCGTTGCTCGGGTGACATGGTTTGCAGCACCTCGAGCCATTGCGCCGCCGATAGCCGCGTTTTGGACATTGTAGCGTCGCGCACGGCTTCAGGCTGTGCCAGCAGAAAACGCACCAGCGGCGTCGACTTCAACGGCCTTGCCGACTCGCCCAGCGCCGAGGCCTGTGCCGATGGCGACATTTTCCCGGCCAGGGCGTTGAGTCGTACCAGTGCGGCGGCGAAATCAGTTTCGGAGAAATAGCGCCCTTTGTGACGCTGCCGCAATTGCGTCGCTTCGGCCTCATCGTTCGCCGGAGCCGCATCTGCCAGAAGGTCGATAATCTGACGATATTGCACCGCCGCCAGCGATGCTTCGGGAACAGGTCCCGATATCGCTGTCGCCAGTCGA
Above is a genomic segment from Pseudomonadota bacterium containing:
- a CDS encoding bifunctional 2-C-methyl-D-erythritol 4-phosphate cytidylyltransferase/2-C-methyl-D-erythritol 2,4-cyclodiphosphate synthase, whose product is MGHDVVSEFQAIIVAAGSGSRAGGDSPKQYRDYRGQPLLAHSVESLLAHNDLQHLVVVIGAGQEQQAGDILPHDPRITITMGGDSRMASVANGVAALAKTGIDANSLVLVHDAARPGLSHGVIDRLLAALEDHAGAVPVLPMVDSMTENAGALLGEAVDRDAFVRVQTPQAFRFGILAEAHKDWSDEADAVPTDDARMVQQAGHNVAAVEGDERLGKITFAEDFIRDGEIMESKTASPLPVIRIGNGYDVHRFEPGDHIWLCGVKIGHNAGLKGHSDADVGLHALTDALLGALAIGDIGDHFPDNDPRWAGASSDRFLEHAAVQVRRAGYKIGNVDITLICEAPKVKPHRETMRSRVAEILGLSIDTVSIKATTTEALGFTGRREGIAAQASALIVSAN
- a CDS encoding CinA family protein, translated to MAALVPDDIASIAQQVLDGNREAGRRIAVAESCTGGLVSAALTEWPGSSDVFERGYVTYSNAAKTEELEVSPDIIDAFGAVSIAVAWAMAKGALAKSGADIAVSITGVAGPGGGTEKKPVGTVVFACIKKGDDPEKVVAELKRFGEDLSRDEIRRQAALCALELFLP
- a CDS encoding type II toxin-antitoxin system RatA family toxin, giving the protein MPSHSETRYLPYTPQQVYDLVADVDSYEEFLPWVVGTRIRSDSETEMVADMIVGFKQLREKFTSHVTKKPGEAIIVEYLDGPLRNLENRWLFHPHGNDRCRVDFYVAFNFHNRFFERLAGQYFDKAFRKMVAAFETRADALYGRKSSSAHNAA
- the lipA gene encoding lipoyl synthase, giving the protein MNDMSAKPEQAPRPPRVRKPEWIRVKAPVSKGFHETRKLMRDLNLNTVCEEAACPNIGECWTKKHATVMILGDVCTRACAFCNVKTGMPRPVDPMEPENLAVAAAKMGLQHIVVTSVDRDDLPDGGASQFVKVIEALRRNTPDTTIEILTPDFRNKSEAAVEAIVTARPDVYNHNLETVPRLYPTIRPGARYYASIRLLEQVKRHDPSIFTKSGIMLGLGEERLEVHQVMDDMRSADIDFMTMGQYLQPTPKHAKVADFVTPKAFDAYAAIARAKGFLLVASSPLTRSSYHAGDDFERLRKAREEQLAKQAAQR
- the putP gene encoding sodium/proline symporter PutP → METGTLVTLALYFIAMLGIGLYAWRKSTSDIEGYMLGGRQLSPAVAALSAGASDMSGWLLLGLPGALYVSGLVEAWIGIGLFVGALANWIIVAPRLRQQTEALGNSLTIPQFLGRRFPDKALLLRTISAIVIIVFFTVYTAAGLVGGGKLFASAFGQDYLVGVWLTAGVVLAYTMFGGFLAVSLTDFVQGCIMVVALALMPVVAVINLGGWGETEALLAAIDPSPLSLTEGLTLAGFLSATAWGLGYFGQPHIIVRFMALRSVDDLPTARAIGMGWMGVSLVGAIGVALAGRAYVNANSLTLDDPETIFILLADMLFHPLITGFLLAALLAAIMSTISSQLLVSSSSLTEDFYRRFLRRDASEGELVTVGRLAVAAVAIAAGLIALDPESQVLGLVANAWAGFGGAFGPLILLSLCWPRMTGVGAVAGLVTGALVVIGWIGMGWDSDFYGLGGIYEIIPGFVAAMLAIIAVSLATQPSAGNVPAYE
- a CDS encoding pyridoxamine 5'-phosphate oxidase family protein, producing the protein MSLPMSNSGYTDNLDAIVSDCWQRLHRGAKDRRHGFHQLTIGNVDREGQPHQRIMVLREADSAERLLRFHTDARAAKVDMISDGSPISILAYDARAKIQIRMHGNARIEQQGPRPDCAWEKASLFARRCYLADPAPGSLTETPSSGLPADLEGIEPTQQRSEHGRNNFALLLATINRMEWLYLAHTGHRRAQFIHDADSRWHGHWMVP